In Nissabacter sp. SGAir0207, the genomic stretch CTCCTTTGGCCCGGTGAGGATCAGCGGCAGTACCTGATCGTGGTTGGCAGGATCCATCAGGATGCCCAGCAGGTAGAGCAGCTCCTCGGCGGTGCCGACGCCGCCGGGGAAGATGATGATGCCGTGGGCAAGGCGCACGAAGGCCTCCAGCCGCTTCTCAATGTCCGGCATGATGATCAGCTCATTGACCAGCGGGTTCGGCGGCTCGGCGGCAATGATCGACGGTTCAGTCATGCCGATGAAGCGGCCCAATTTATAGCGCTGTTGCGCATGGCCGACCGCCGCGCCCTTCATCGGTGCCTCCATCGCGCCCGGCCCGCAGCCGGTGCAGATATTGAGCTCACGCAGCCCCAGCTCGCTGCCGACGCGGCGCGCGTAGAGGTACTCCGTCTCATTGATGGAGTGGCCGCCCCAGCAGACCACCAGATTCGGGTCTTCATCCAGGTGCAGCGCCCGGGCGTTGCGCAGGATGGAGAAGACGATGTTGGTGATGTGCGCCGGGTTCTCCGGGTCGAGGTGCTGGAAGCGCCCGGCATTGGCCAGCTGCCCGTTGACGAACAGGATGTCGCGCAGCACTGCGAACAGGTTGGCCTGGAGCGAGCGGATGATCCGCCCATCGACAAACGCCTCTTCAGGCGGGTTGACCAGCTCCAGCTTCACGCCGCGCTCACGGCGCAGCACGTTGATGTCAAAGGATTGGTAGCGATCCAGCAACTGTTTGCTGTTATCGGTCTGGCTGCCACTGTTGAGCACGGCCAGGGAGCAGTTACGGAAAAGGCGGTAGAGGTCGCTGCTGGCGGTCCGTTTCAGCATGTCGACCTCAAGTTGGGACAACAGATCCATAGAGCCGAGCGGGCTGATATGTGTAATCAAAATTGCTCCTTACATCCTGTGTGATGCCGTTGTTATCTCTCTTAACCTTCTTAACCTTAACGGCGCTCCCGGCGTTTTACCAATGGTGGCGTGATGTTCGGCGCTTTGTTGAGCAGCGCCTCCCAATTACTGCCGAACCAGACGCCCGTTGGCTGGCGTAAAGTCAAAGTTGGCGCGCCACGGGTTGATGTCCAGACCGCCGCGACGGGTGTAGCGTGCATAGACCGCCAGCTTCTCCGGCTGGAAGAAGCGCATCAGGTCATTGAAGATACGTTCCACGCACTGCTCATGGAACTCATTGTGATGGCGGAAGGAGACCAGATAGCGCAGCAGCGCCTCGCGATCGATCTGGTTGCCGCGATAGTGGATCTGCACCGAACCCCAGTCTGGCTGGTGGGTGATCAGGCAGTTGGATTTCAACACATGGCTGACCAGCGTCTCCTCTACCGGCGCGCCACCGCGGGCCTGCTCAAGGAAATCAGTGCTGAACTCATAGCTGTCGATGCGGATATCCTGCTCATCAATGCACTCGCCGTGGAAGCGGCTGATGGGCTGCCCCTCCACCTCGCTAAGGCGGAACAGCTCGACCGTCACCTCACCGTCGGCGCAACGGGAGAGATCGCGTTGCAGGGTGGCCTGCACCTCTTCCCAACTGGCAAAGTGGGTCTGGTTAAAGCTGTTGAGGTAGAGCTTGAAGCTTTTTGACTCCACCAGATTCTGGCTGCTGGCATCCAGCCGCACCTCACCGACCGCCACCTGCGGCAGGCCATTGGCGTTCAGCCAGGAGAGTTCGTAGAGCGTCCAGATGTCCGCGCCGTGGAACGGCAGGTTGTCCGGGTAAAGTCCCAGCGGTTCGCGGTTCATGCTGCGCGGCACGGCCTGGAGCA encodes the following:
- the ppnN gene encoding nucleotide 5'-monophosphate nucleosidase PpnN, which codes for MITHISPLGSMDLLSQLEVDMLKRTASSDLYRLFRNCSLAVLNSGSQTDNSKQLLDRYQSFDINVLRRERGVKLELVNPPEEAFVDGRIIRSLQANLFAVLRDILFVNGQLANAGRFQHLDPENPAHITNIVFSILRNARALHLDEDPNLVVCWGGHSINETEYLYARRVGSELGLRELNICTGCGPGAMEAPMKGAAVGHAQQRYKLGRFIGMTEPSIIAAEPPNPLVNELIIMPDIEKRLEAFVRLAHGIIIFPGGVGTAEELLYLLGILMDPANHDQVLPLILTGPKESADYFRVLDEFIFNTLGEAARRHYTIIIDDPAEVARQMKRAMPLVKENRRNSGDAYSFNWSIHIESALQLPFLPTHENMAALNLFPDQPPEALAAALRRAFSGIVAGNVKEFGIHAIEAFGPYKLHGDPQLMKQMDSLLQGFVAQHRMKLPGSAYIPCYEICA
- the queF gene encoding NADPH-dependent 7-cyano-7-deazaguanine reductase QueF (Catalyzes the NADPH-dependent reduction of 7-cyano-7-deazaguanine (preQ0) to 7-aminomethyl-7-deazaguanine (preQ1) in queuosine biosynthesis), with the protein product MSSYQEHQALQQLTLGKPTAYQDHYDAALLQAVPRSMNREPLGLYPDNLPFHGADIWTLYELSWLNANGLPQVAVGEVRLDASSQNLVESKSFKLYLNSFNQTHFASWEEVQATLQRDLSRCADGEVTVELFRLSEVEGQPISRFHGECIDEQDIRIDSYEFSTDFLEQARGGAPVEETLVSHVLKSNCLITHQPDWGSVQIHYRGNQIDREALLRYLVSFRHHNEFHEQCVERIFNDLMRFFQPEKLAVYARYTRRGGLDINPWRANFDFTPANGRLVRQ